A window of Streptomyces sp. DG1A-41 contains these coding sequences:
- a CDS encoding alcohol dehydrogenase catalytic domain-containing protein, whose amino-acid sequence MSTAVVIDAPGEHRLVPHEPRRPGAGEALVRVHASGICGSDREVYQGNRPEGYVRYPLTPGHEWSGTVEAVGAGVPGSLVGRKVVGEGFRNCQVCDRCHAGDTTLCSAGYEETGFTQPGAMAATLTLPARLLHVLPDGCDLTAAALLEPAACIAAAALKANARPGEKVAVVGTGTLGMFAVQFLKANSPAELLVVGTRRDREALSRQYGATDFRTKDQELPDDVDVVIETAGSADAARISAALLRRGGRLVLTGIPAPGADGLDPTDLVVRQLEVHTVFGAPPDAWAHTVRVFAAGLLDPLPLVTHELPLAEFSQAIELVGAGDPKVGKVLLRP is encoded by the coding sequence GTGAGCACCGCGGTAGTGATCGACGCGCCGGGCGAGCACCGTCTCGTCCCGCACGAGCCCCGGCGGCCCGGGGCCGGCGAGGCACTGGTGCGCGTGCACGCCTCCGGCATCTGCGGCAGCGACCGCGAGGTGTACCAGGGCAACCGCCCCGAGGGCTACGTGCGCTACCCGCTCACCCCGGGCCACGAGTGGTCCGGGACGGTCGAGGCGGTGGGCGCCGGGGTCCCCGGATCCCTCGTCGGCCGCAAGGTCGTCGGTGAGGGCTTCCGCAACTGCCAGGTCTGCGACCGCTGCCACGCGGGCGACACGACCCTGTGCTCGGCCGGGTACGAGGAGACCGGGTTCACCCAGCCGGGCGCGATGGCGGCCACGCTGACCCTCCCGGCGCGCCTGCTGCACGTCCTTCCGGACGGTTGCGACCTCACGGCCGCGGCGCTGCTGGAGCCCGCCGCGTGCATCGCGGCCGCCGCGCTGAAGGCGAACGCGCGGCCCGGCGAGAAGGTCGCCGTGGTCGGCACCGGCACGCTCGGCATGTTCGCCGTGCAGTTCCTGAAGGCGAACTCACCGGCGGAGCTGCTGGTCGTCGGCACCCGCCGGGACCGTGAGGCGCTGTCGCGGCAGTACGGCGCGACGGACTTCCGGACGAAGGACCAGGAACTCCCGGACGACGTCGACGTGGTGATCGAGACGGCCGGATCCGCGGACGCCGCCCGGATCTCCGCCGCCCTGCTCCGGCGCGGCGGCCGGCTGGTCCTGACCGGTATCCCGGCGCCGGGTGCCGACGGTCTCGACCCGACCGATCTGGTCGTACGGCAGCTGGAGGTGCACACCGTCTTCGGTGCTCCGCCGGACGCCTGGGCGCACACGGTGCGCGTGTTCGCCGCCGGTCTGCTCGACCCGCTGCCGCTGGTGACGCACGAGCTGCCGCTCGCCGAGTTCTCGCAGGCCATCGAGCTGGTGGGAGCCGGCGATCCGAAGGTGGGCAAGGTGTTGCTCCGCCCCTAG
- a CDS encoding EI24 domain-containing protein — translation MRDLGVGFRYLLKGQRWVARHGRQYGFGLLPGLITLVLYAAALVALALWGEDAVTWATPFADDWSSPWLGLFRGFLTAVLFALSLLLAVVTFTAVTLLIGQPFYENLSERVDRDVSPDGHAPESGLPLWRELWISARDSLRIVARAALWGVLLFACGFIPVVGQTAVPVIGFFVTGFFLTEELTAVALQRRGVELRTRLGLLRSRKTLVWGFGTPLAVAFLVPFVAVFLMPGAVAGATLMARELLGEEIQGGGEEGDGAVTTLPQPPSGSSSPAR, via the coding sequence ATGCGCGATCTCGGGGTGGGTTTCCGGTACCTGCTGAAGGGCCAGCGATGGGTGGCCCGGCACGGCAGGCAATACGGCTTCGGGCTGCTCCCGGGCCTGATCACCCTCGTCCTGTACGCGGCGGCGCTCGTCGCGCTGGCGCTGTGGGGCGAGGACGCCGTCACCTGGGCGACCCCGTTCGCCGACGACTGGTCGAGCCCGTGGCTCGGGCTCTTCCGGGGCTTCCTGACCGCCGTGCTGTTCGCCCTCTCCCTGCTCCTCGCCGTCGTGACGTTCACCGCGGTGACGCTGCTGATCGGGCAGCCCTTCTACGAGAACCTCTCCGAAAGGGTCGACCGGGACGTGTCCCCGGACGGCCACGCCCCCGAGTCGGGCCTGCCGCTCTGGCGCGAGTTGTGGATCTCCGCCCGGGACAGCCTCCGGATCGTCGCACGGGCCGCGCTGTGGGGCGTGCTGCTGTTCGCGTGCGGTTTCATCCCCGTCGTCGGCCAGACGGCCGTACCGGTGATCGGGTTCTTCGTCACCGGGTTCTTCCTCACCGAGGAACTGACCGCCGTCGCCCTCCAGCGCCGAGGCGTCGAACTGCGCACCCGCCTCGGCCTGCTCCGCTCCCGCAAGACCCTGGTCTGGGGCTTCGGCACGCCGCTGGCCGTGGCCTTCCTGGTCCCGTTCGTCGCGGTGTTCCTGATGCCGGGCGCGGTCGCCGGCGCCACCCTCATGGCGCGGGAACTGCTGGGTGAGGAGATCCAGGGAGGTGGCGAGGAGGGCGACGGGGCCGTCACGACTCTTCCGCAGCCACCCTCAGGATCGTCCTCACCTGCGCGATGA
- a CDS encoding serine hydrolase domain-containing protein, translating into MTQEIHGTVADGFQGVREEFAAFVAGERPDYEGQLCAYVHGRKVVDLWAGTEADALYGVFSSTKGAAYLVVALLVQDGTLELDRKVTYYWPEFAAEGKGALTLRDLLAHRAGVVGTDTGFTLAELADDRQLAERLADQRPFWRPGTAFGYHALVSGALVGEVVRRATGRTLQEVYEERIRAPYALDFHLGLPAPHEPRFRTTQPMAPTPDQQAVLDATPTGPHTLTSIAFNRHATEPTDLASLPNMPLVRAKGPASVGGVASARGLAGMYAAAISEVGEQAPLLKPDAVAEFGQFHSVGYDLVARAHKAFGLGFQATADAWHPFLGAGTIGHSGASGSQAFADPWSGLAYGYTRRRFAFPGGAAPENDRLARAVHTAALAL; encoded by the coding sequence ATGACGCAGGAGATCCACGGCACCGTGGCCGACGGCTTCCAGGGGGTGCGCGAGGAGTTCGCCGCGTTCGTGGCCGGGGAGCGCCCCGACTACGAGGGTCAGCTGTGCGCCTACGTCCACGGCCGCAAAGTCGTCGACCTGTGGGCGGGGACCGAAGCGGACGCCCTCTACGGCGTGTTCTCGTCCACCAAGGGCGCCGCCTACCTGGTCGTCGCCCTCCTCGTCCAGGACGGCACGCTCGAACTGGACCGCAAGGTGACGTACTACTGGCCGGAGTTCGCTGCCGAGGGCAAGGGCGCCCTGACCCTGCGCGATCTGCTCGCGCACCGGGCGGGCGTGGTCGGCACGGACACCGGCTTCACCCTGGCGGAGCTGGCCGACGACCGCCAGCTCGCCGAACGCCTCGCCGACCAGCGGCCGTTCTGGCGTCCCGGCACGGCGTTCGGCTATCACGCGCTGGTCAGCGGGGCCCTGGTGGGCGAGGTCGTACGCCGCGCCACGGGCCGCACGCTCCAGGAGGTCTACGAGGAGCGGATCAGGGCCCCGTACGCCCTGGACTTCCACCTCGGCCTTCCCGCACCCCACGAGCCCCGCTTCCGCACCACCCAGCCGATGGCCCCGACCCCGGACCAGCAGGCCGTCCTCGACGCCACGCCCACGGGTCCGCACACGCTCACCTCGATCGCCTTCAACCGCCACGCCACGGAACCCACCGACCTCGCCTCGCTGCCCAACATGCCGCTGGTCCGCGCCAAGGGCCCGGCCTCGGTGGGCGGAGTGGCGTCCGCGCGGGGCCTGGCCGGGATGTACGCGGCGGCGATCAGCGAGGTGGGCGAGCAGGCGCCGCTGCTGAAGCCGGACGCGGTGGCGGAGTTCGGCCAGTTCCACTCGGTCGGCTACGACCTGGTGGCACGTGCCCACAAGGCGTTCGGCCTCGGCTTCCAGGCCACGGCTGACGCGTGGCACCCGTTCCTCGGCGCCGGGACGATCGGGCACAGCGGCGCGAGCGGCTCGCAGGCCTTCGCGGACCCGTGGAGCGGCCTGGCGTACGGCTACACGCGCCGCCGCTTCGCCTTCCCGGGCGGCGCGGCCCCGGAGAACGACCGCTTGGCGCGGGCGGTCCACACGGCGGCGCTCGCCCTCTGA
- a CDS encoding NADP-dependent oxidoreductase, with amino-acid sequence MTDTPALPAVNREWHLVSRPVGWPKPEDFAFVEAEVPQPGEGQVLVRNKYLSVDPYMRGRMSDAKSYVAPFELGKVMQGGAVGEVVASNAEGLAVGDHVLHFLGWREYAAVAAKNAVKVDPDAAPPSTYLGVLGMTGLTAYAGLLRVASFKEGDTVFVSGAAGAVGGQVGQIARLKGASRVIGSAGSEEKVKLLVDEYGFDAAFNYKDGPVSKQLRAAAPDGIDVYFDNVGGDHLEAALGALNEGGRIAICGMISVYNNTEPVPGPKNLPRLIATRGRMEGFLVSDHYDLQPQFVQEVAPWVASGELKYRETVVEGIENNLEAFLGVLRGDNTGKMIVKL; translated from the coding sequence ATGACCGACACCCCCGCCCTCCCCGCCGTCAACCGCGAGTGGCACCTGGTCAGCCGCCCCGTCGGCTGGCCGAAGCCCGAGGACTTCGCCTTCGTCGAGGCGGAGGTTCCGCAGCCGGGTGAGGGACAGGTCCTCGTGCGGAACAAGTACCTCTCCGTGGACCCGTACATGCGCGGCCGTATGAGCGACGCGAAGTCCTACGTCGCCCCGTTCGAGCTCGGCAAGGTCATGCAGGGCGGCGCCGTAGGAGAGGTCGTCGCCTCCAACGCCGAGGGGCTCGCCGTCGGCGACCACGTCCTGCACTTCCTCGGCTGGCGCGAGTACGCCGCCGTGGCCGCGAAGAACGCCGTCAAGGTGGACCCGGACGCCGCGCCGCCGTCGACGTACCTCGGCGTGCTGGGCATGACCGGCCTCACCGCCTACGCGGGGCTGCTGCGCGTGGCCTCCTTCAAGGAGGGCGACACCGTGTTCGTGTCCGGTGCCGCCGGTGCCGTGGGCGGGCAGGTGGGGCAGATAGCCCGGCTGAAGGGTGCCTCGCGGGTCATCGGGTCCGCCGGGTCGGAGGAGAAGGTGAAGCTGCTCGTCGACGAGTACGGCTTCGACGCCGCCTTCAACTACAAGGACGGCCCCGTGAGCAAGCAGCTGCGCGCTGCCGCTCCCGATGGGATCGACGTCTACTTCGACAATGTGGGTGGCGATCACCTGGAGGCCGCCCTCGGAGCGCTCAACGAGGGCGGGCGGATCGCCATCTGCGGGATGATCTCCGTCTACAACAACACCGAGCCCGTTCCCGGCCCGAAGAACCTTCCCCGGCTGATCGCGACCCGTGGTCGTATGGAGGGCTTCCTCGTGAGCGACCACTACGACCTCCAGCCGCAGTTCGTGCAGGAGGTCGCCCCCTGGGTCGCCTCCGGTGAGCTGAAGTACCGGGAGACCGTCGTCGAGGGCATCGAGAACAACCTCGAGGCCTTCCTGGGTGTGCTGCGCGGCGACAACACCGGGAAGATGATCGTCAAGCTCTGA
- a CDS encoding aldose epimerase family protein, producing MNELFGTLSDGTPVHRWTLERAGVRVRILSYGGIVQSVEVPDREMRAGNVVLGFPDLDGYLAHPDPYLGALVGRYANRIARARFPLDGRTYALEPNNGPNALHGGVRGFDKRVWEGTPIEHGVRLARVSPHGEEGFPGRLEVSATYTLQGSGALRIVYEAVTDAPTVVNLTNHSYFNLAGSGDAGGHELRLAASRYTPVDADLIPTGSLDDVTGTRFDFREARKAGAGYDHNFVLDKGVTDVPAEVAELHDPASGRVLTVATTEPGLQLYTADHLGEPFAPGDGIALETQHFPDSPNRPQFPSTVLRPGEVYRSETVYGFGTR from the coding sequence ATGAACGAACTCTTCGGCACACTTTCCGACGGCACGCCAGTGCACCGCTGGACCCTGGAGCGTGCGGGCGTCCGGGTGCGGATCCTGTCGTACGGCGGGATCGTGCAGTCCGTCGAGGTACCGGACCGGGAGATGCGGGCCGGGAACGTGGTGCTGGGGTTCCCCGACCTCGACGGCTATCTCGCTCACCCGGACCCGTACCTCGGAGCCCTGGTCGGGCGGTACGCCAACCGGATCGCCCGTGCCCGGTTCCCGCTGGACGGGCGGACGTACGCGCTCGAACCGAACAACGGGCCGAACGCGCTCCACGGTGGAGTGCGTGGCTTCGACAAGCGAGTGTGGGAGGGGACGCCCATCGAGCACGGTGTGCGGCTCGCTCGGGTCAGTCCGCACGGCGAGGAGGGCTTCCCGGGGCGGCTGGAGGTCTCGGCGACGTACACGCTCCAGGGGAGCGGTGCGCTGCGGATCGTGTACGAGGCGGTGACGGACGCGCCGACCGTGGTGAACCTGACGAACCACAGCTACTTCAACCTGGCCGGTTCCGGTGACGCGGGCGGCCACGAGCTGCGGCTGGCCGCCTCCCGGTACACGCCGGTGGACGCGGACCTGATCCCGACCGGCAGCCTGGACGACGTGACGGGCACGCGCTTCGACTTCCGCGAGGCCCGCAAGGCCGGCGCCGGCTACGACCACAACTTCGTGCTCGACAAGGGTGTGACGGATGTTCCGGCGGAGGTCGCGGAGCTGCACGACCCGGCGTCCGGGCGGGTGCTGACGGTGGCGACCACCGAGCCCGGACTGCAGCTGTACACCGCCGACCATCTGGGCGAGCCCTTCGCGCCCGGCGACGGCATCGCGCTGGAGACCCAGCACTTCCCCGACTCCCCGAACCGGCCGCAGTTCCCGAGCACGGTGCTGCGGCCGGGCGAGGTGTACCGCTCGGAGACGGTGTACGGGTTCGGCACGCGCTGA
- a CDS encoding MarR family transcriptional regulator, whose translation MASTTPASQNSHRSDPLTLEVVELIGEVVARFHEDYEEAAAEHALTGAQARLLSLLCLEPLPMRRLARRLKCEPSNVTGIVDRLEARGLVERRPDPADRRVKVAAATSEGRRVARSLRESLRFAREPLAGLSEGERVALRDALRGMLGD comes from the coding sequence ATGGCCTCCACCACACCCGCCTCCCAGAACAGCCACCGTTCCGATCCGCTGACCCTTGAGGTCGTCGAGCTCATCGGGGAGGTCGTGGCGCGGTTCCATGAGGACTACGAGGAGGCGGCGGCGGAGCATGCGCTGACCGGGGCGCAGGCGCGGTTGCTGAGTCTGCTGTGCCTGGAGCCGCTGCCGATGCGGAGGCTTGCGCGGCGGTTGAAGTGTGAGCCGTCGAATGTCACGGGGATCGTGGATCGGCTGGAGGCGCGGGGGCTGGTGGAGCGACGGCCGGATCCTGCGGATCGGAGGGTGAAGGTGGCGGCGGCGACCAGTGAGGGGCGGCGGGTGGCTCGGAGCCTGCGGGAGTCGTTGCGGTTCGCTCGGGAGCCGTTGGCTGGGCTTTCCGAGGGGGAGAGGGTGGCTTTGCGGGATGCGTTGCGGGGGATGTTGGGCGACTGA
- a CDS encoding M14 family zinc carboxypeptidase produces the protein MRTTRTVPARPVLIVALTLATAGSLLLGPDIAGADPKPVTREGPAVDDRAAQAPAIAARRALAADTPAGTSTAAPARGYPRRQILSPDRQNPGDKSLKLGLIPYHAIAPKLNALQRLGDRVSVEVTGRSAGGHRLYLVTVTAPETTRQARAQERMRELIENAPAAAAKSLEIKRSYKTPVFVNSNIHGNEWEGTDASLKLVEQLATAKDARTRDLLAHSRLYFNITANPDGRIAGTRANSNGFDLNRDFVTASQPETRAMRQIELDKQPAVLLDLHGYVNGTLIEPTTPPHGENYEYDLFLKNSYAGALNMESAVNALGYTPAKDGVEPVQIPFRDQEEGWDDWPPIFTPQYAAFHGTVAAHTVEIPLAVNNEEYDELPVPELRRRSAVNTAVAGAAIRATLHHVREHRTSLVSDQIEVFRRGAAGAPQVPVSPETVPGVPGIGPEDVYTTTFPRAYVIPPGDSRAQRSAPAAARLVDHLLANDVRVTRAARPFRLAGRTYPRGSYVVDMHQPKRGMANVLLADGRDISGKVSVMYDISGWSLGRLWGATVERVPSGSLRGTPLRPVTEAAPVAQVPAHGNLRLRLTDPREIAALNSLLQQGVPVRQGPDGSAIVPASARRTALASARAHDVSFTATRLTGGTPLHRLRVAAAVTPGELFALREMNFDVTPVSTAVLNTGFDWSGTDVLFVSAGLDHAALTAPARRALDAFLGDHGLVGRGTRGAALNAAADRLAVEPVEGNTDANGVVRTENTGRVTRDAPAHAFVYAPLWFTDLGPGVRVEQSYATGNPLVSGHWRPLPDGTGGPAAAAGQASVVSGGRTVLFGTEPLFRNHPKGEFPQVARALFTVAHSGSVEESG, from the coding sequence GTGCGCACCACGAGAACCGTTCCTGCGAGACCTGTACTGATCGTCGCCCTCACCCTCGCCACGGCGGGTTCACTTCTGCTCGGCCCCGACATCGCCGGCGCGGACCCGAAGCCCGTCACCCGCGAGGGCCCGGCTGTGGACGACCGCGCCGCGCAGGCTCCCGCGATCGCGGCCCGGCGCGCACTGGCCGCGGACACACCCGCCGGGACCTCCACCGCAGCGCCCGCCCGCGGCTACCCGCGCCGCCAGATCCTCTCCCCCGACCGGCAGAACCCCGGCGACAAGTCCCTGAAGCTGGGTTTGATTCCGTACCACGCGATCGCCCCGAAGCTGAACGCGCTGCAACGCCTCGGCGACCGGGTGAGCGTGGAGGTGACCGGCCGCTCGGCCGGCGGCCACCGCCTCTACCTCGTCACCGTCACCGCCCCGGAGACCACCCGCCAGGCCCGCGCTCAGGAGCGCATGCGCGAACTGATCGAGAACGCGCCCGCGGCGGCCGCGAAGTCTCTCGAGATCAAGCGCAGTTACAAGACCCCGGTCTTCGTCAACAGCAACATCCACGGCAACGAGTGGGAGGGCACGGACGCCTCCCTGAAGCTCGTCGAGCAGCTCGCGACGGCGAAGGACGCCAGGACCCGCGACCTGCTCGCGCACAGCCGCCTGTACTTCAACATCACGGCCAATCCGGACGGCCGTATCGCCGGGACCCGCGCCAACTCCAACGGCTTCGACCTGAACCGCGACTTCGTCACCGCCTCCCAGCCCGAGACCCGCGCGATGCGGCAGATCGAGCTGGACAAGCAGCCGGCCGTCCTGCTCGACCTGCACGGCTATGTGAACGGCACGCTCATCGAGCCCACCACTCCCCCGCACGGCGAGAACTACGAGTACGACCTGTTCCTGAAGAACAGCTACGCGGGCGCTCTCAACATGGAGTCCGCGGTCAACGCCCTCGGCTACACGCCCGCGAAGGACGGCGTGGAACCGGTCCAGATCCCGTTCCGCGACCAGGAGGAGGGCTGGGACGACTGGCCGCCGATCTTCACCCCGCAGTACGCGGCCTTCCACGGCACGGTCGCAGCGCACACCGTGGAGATCCCGCTGGCGGTGAACAACGAGGAGTACGACGAACTCCCCGTCCCGGAGCTGCGCCGCCGCTCGGCGGTCAACACGGCCGTGGCGGGCGCGGCGATCCGCGCGACCCTGCACCACGTCCGGGAGCACCGCACGTCGCTCGTCTCCGATCAGATCGAGGTCTTCCGCCGCGGCGCGGCCGGCGCCCCGCAGGTACCGGTGTCACCCGAGACGGTCCCCGGCGTCCCCGGCATCGGCCCGGAGGACGTCTACACGACCACCTTCCCGCGCGCCTACGTCATCCCGCCCGGCGACTCCCGCGCCCAGCGCTCGGCCCCGGCGGCGGCCCGCCTCGTCGACCACCTCCTCGCCAACGACGTCCGCGTCACCCGGGCCGCCCGCCCCTTCCGGCTCGCCGGACGGACGTATCCCCGGGGCTCGTACGTCGTCGACATGCACCAGCCCAAGCGCGGCATGGCGAACGTGCTGCTGGCCGACGGCCGGGACATCAGCGGCAAGGTGTCCGTGATGTACGACATCTCGGGCTGGAGCCTGGGCCGCCTGTGGGGCGCCACGGTCGAGCGGGTGCCGTCGGGCAGCCTGCGGGGCACGCCCCTGCGCCCGGTCACCGAGGCCGCACCGGTCGCCCAGGTGCCCGCTCACGGCAACCTCCGTCTGCGCCTGACCGACCCGCGCGAGATCGCGGCCCTCAACTCCCTTCTCCAGCAGGGCGTTCCGGTGCGCCAGGGGCCGGACGGCAGCGCGATCGTCCCGGCGTCGGCCCGCCGCACGGCGCTCGCGTCCGCCCGCGCGCACGACGTCTCCTTCACGGCCACGCGGCTCACCGGCGGCACGCCCCTGCACCGCCTCCGGGTCGCCGCCGCCGTCACGCCGGGTGAGCTGTTCGCGCTGCGGGAGATGAACTTCGACGTCACGCCGGTCTCGACGGCCGTCCTGAACACGGGCTTCGACTGGTCCGGCACGGATGTGCTGTTCGTGTCCGCCGGCCTGGACCACGCGGCCCTGACCGCACCGGCGCGCAGGGCCCTGGACGCCTTCCTCGGCGACCACGGCCTGGTCGGCCGGGGCACGAGGGGAGCGGCCCTGAACGCGGCGGCGGACCGGCTGGCCGTCGAGCCGGTCGAGGGCAACACGGACGCGAACGGCGTCGTACGAACGGAGAACACGGGCCGCGTCACGCGCGACGCGCCCGCGCACGCCTTCGTCTACGCCCCGCTGTGGTTCACCGACCTCGGCCCGGGCGTGCGGGTGGAGCAGTCGTACGCGACCGGGAATCCGCTCGTCTCCGGACACTGGCGCCCGCTCCCGGACGGCACCGGCGGTCCCGCGGCGGCAGCGGGACAGGCCTCGGTGGTCAGCGGCGGCCGGACGGTCCTGTTCGGCACCGAACCACTCTTCCGAAACCATCCCAAGGGGGAATTCCCGCAGGTGGCGAGGGCATTGTTCACAGTGGCACACAGCGGTTCAGTTGAGGAGAGCGGATGA
- a CDS encoding pyroglutamyl peptidase translates to MHSIRVRLGVLGLALLTGLTTPTAASAAEAAPSPTVEEQRLDRAAPQEILRCSGFDTVAPRLARALDEARSYAQARRVVAHEGSQLWRRAVGRAQGRGPAGGDLSRDDDRPLYWARLGMTREVRAWEPAFGLTERQRAALLDELERTSRGQTALRYPQHGKGLKRILVTGFDPFTLDRDIRISNPSGATALALDGTVIETADGPARVETAVFPVRWQDFTEGTVERTLRPYLPRVDLFTTVSQGRIGRFDVERTNGAWRGGFADNDNIGRTETVPVTDPASQPQWTTTTLPYRAIVAADTGRFPVYDNTGVTEIPAGGTEPVVRPEGPTPGSTARAGGGGDYLSNEIAYRATLLRDRSGLHDVLPGGHVHTPVLQFGAGNTTEVTDPEFVRNRRDIIAQVRTILRVAAEES, encoded by the coding sequence TTGCACTCCATACGCGTTCGCCTCGGCGTCCTCGGCCTCGCCCTGCTGACCGGCCTCACCACCCCGACGGCCGCGAGCGCCGCCGAGGCGGCCCCCTCGCCAACCGTCGAGGAGCAGCGGCTCGACAGAGCCGCTCCCCAGGAGATCCTGCGCTGTTCCGGATTCGACACCGTGGCCCCGCGGTTGGCACGGGCGCTCGACGAGGCCCGTTCCTACGCGCAGGCCCGCCGGGTCGTCGCGCATGAGGGGTCGCAGTTGTGGCGGCGGGCCGTGGGCCGGGCGCAGGGGCGTGGGCCGGCGGGCGGGGACCTGAGCCGGGACGACGACCGGCCGCTGTACTGGGCGCGGCTCGGTATGACGCGTGAAGTGCGCGCCTGGGAACCGGCGTTCGGTCTGACGGAACGGCAGCGGGCCGCGCTGCTGGACGAACTGGAGCGCACCTCGCGCGGCCAGACGGCCCTCCGCTATCCGCAGCACGGCAAGGGCCTGAAGCGGATCCTGGTCACCGGCTTCGACCCGTTCACCCTGGACCGGGACATCCGTATCTCCAACCCGTCCGGCGCCACCGCGCTCGCCCTCGACGGCACGGTGATCGAGACCGCGGACGGCCCGGCCCGGGTCGAGACGGCCGTGTTCCCGGTGCGCTGGCAGGACTTCACGGAGGGGACGGTGGAGCGCACGCTGCGGCCGTACCTGCCGAGGGTCGACCTGTTCACGACCGTGAGCCAGGGCCGGATCGGGCGGTTCGACGTGGAGCGGACCAACGGGGCCTGGCGGGGCGGCTTCGCGGACAACGACAACATCGGCCGTACGGAGACCGTCCCCGTCACCGACCCGGCCTCGCAGCCGCAGTGGACGACGACCACGCTGCCGTACCGGGCGATCGTGGCCGCGGACACCGGCCGTTTCCCCGTGTACGACAACACCGGCGTCACGGAGATCCCGGCGGGCGGTACCGAGCCCGTGGTCCGGCCGGAGGGCCCGACTCCCGGCTCGACCGCTCGCGCGGGCGGCGGCGGTGACTACCTGTCCAACGAGATCGCCTACCGGGCGACGCTGCTGCGGGACCGGTCGGGGCTGCACGACGTCCTGCCGGGCGGGCATGTGCACACGCCCGTGCTCCAGTTCGGCGCCGGGAACACCACGGAGGTCACCGACCCGGAGTTCGTGCGGAACCGGCGGGACATCATCGCGCAGGTGAGGACGATCCTGAGGGTGGCTGCGGAAGAGTCGTGA
- a CDS encoding organic hydroperoxide resistance protein, whose translation MAIQQSDVLYTAVATAAGGRDGRVATDDGKLDVVVNPPKEMGGSGAGTNPEQLFAAGYSACFQGALGVVARQEGADLTGSTVTAKVGLGKNRDGFGIIVEISADIPKVDRGTARSLVEKAHDVCPYSKATRGNITVTLV comes from the coding sequence ATGGCCATCCAGCAGTCCGACGTCCTGTACACCGCCGTCGCCACCGCCGCGGGCGGACGCGACGGGCGGGTCGCCACCGACGACGGCAAGCTCGACGTCGTCGTCAACCCGCCGAAGGAGATGGGCGGCAGCGGCGCCGGGACCAACCCGGAGCAGCTTTTCGCCGCCGGCTACAGCGCCTGTTTCCAGGGCGCTCTCGGTGTCGTCGCCCGCCAGGAGGGGGCCGACCTCACCGGGTCGACCGTCACCGCGAAGGTCGGCCTCGGGAAGAACAGGGACGGGTTCGGGATCATCGTGGAGATCTCCGCCGACATTCCCAAGGTGGACCGGGGCACCGCGCGGTCGCTCGTCGAGAAGGCCCACGACGTGTGCCCCTACTCGAAGGCGACCCGCGGGAACATCACCGTGACGCTCGTCTGA